The following coding sequences are from one Canis lupus baileyi chromosome 19, mCanLup2.hap1, whole genome shotgun sequence window:
- the RRP9 gene encoding U3 small nucleolar RNA-interacting protein 2, which yields MSAAAAARKRGRPASGAAAGAGAGKRRRKADSAGDRGKSKGGGKMNEEISSDSESESLAPRKTEEEEEEELEETAQEKKLRLAKLYLEQLRQQEEEKAEARAFEEDQVAGRLKEDVLEQRGRLQKSVAKEIQGPAPADIRVLRGHQLSITCVVITPDDSAIFSAAKDCTIIKWSVETGRKLHVIPRAKKGVEGQPPSHSSHILCMAISSDGKYLASGDRSKLILIWEAQSCQHLYTFTGHRDAVSGLAFRRGTHQLYSTSHDRSVKVWNVAENSYVETLFGHQDAVAALDALSRECCVTAGGRDGTVRVWKIPEESQLVFYGHQGSIDSIQLINEEHMVSGADDGSVALWGLSKKRPLALQREAHGLRGEPGLEQPFWVSAVAALLNTDLVATGSHNSCVRLWQCGEGFRQLEPLCDIPLVGFINSLKFSSSGDFLVAGVGQEHRLGRWWRIKEARNSVCIIPLHRAPRPPAAGS from the exons AtgtcggcggcggcggcggctcggaaGCGGGGAAGGCCGGCCTCGGGGGCCGCGGCCGGTGCGGGGGCCGGCAAGCGGCGGCGAAAG gccgactCTGCCGGGGACCGGGGCAAGTCCAAGGGAGGCGGCAAGATGAATGAGGAGATTTCCAGCGACTCTGAGAGTGAGAG CCTGGCTCCTAGGAAgactgaggaggaagaggaagaggagctggAGGAGACAGCCCAGGAGAAGAAGCTTCGCTTGGCCAAGCTCTAcctggagcagctcaggcagCAAG AGGAGGAGAAGGCCGAGGCCCGGGCATTTGAGGAGGACCAGGTGGCAGGGCGCCTGAAGGAGGATGTG ctggagcagaggggcaggCTGCAGAAGTCGGTGGCAAAGGAG ATTCAGGGCCCAGCCCCGGCTGACATCCGTGTCTTACGGGGGCACCAGCTCTCCATCACGTGTGTGGTCATCACCCCCGATGACTCTGCCATCTTCTCTGCTGCCAAAGACTGCACCATTATCAAGT GGAGCGTGGAGACTGGACGGAAGCTTCACGTGATCCCACGGGCCAAGAAGGGTGTTGAGGGGCAACCCCCCAGCCACAGCAGCCATATTCTCTGCATGGCCATCTCCTCTGACGGCAAGTACCTC GCCTCGGGTGACCGCAGCAAGCTCATTCTCATATGGGAGGCCCAGAGCTGCCAGCACCTGTACACTTTCACAGGCCATCGGGATGCCGTGTCG GGTCTGGCATTCCGCAGAGGAACCCACCAGCTCTATAGCACATCCCATGATCGCTCTGTGAAGGTGTGGAACGTGGCGGAGAACTCCTATGTGGAGACACT ctTTGGGCACCAGGATGCCGTCGCTGCGCTGGATGCCTTGAGCAGGGAGTGCTGTGTGACGGCTGGGGGCCGGGACGGGACGGTGCGTGTGTGGAAGATTCCTGAGGAGTCCCAGCTTGTCTTCTATGGCCACCA GGGCTCCATCGACAGCATCCAGCTTATCAACGAGGAGCACATGGTATCGGGCGCAGATGATGG CTCTGTGGCCTTGTGGGGTCTCTCTAAGAAGCGGCCGCTCGCCCTGCAGCGTGAGGCCCATGGGCTGCGGGGGGAGCCAGGCCTCGAGCAGCCCTTCTGGGTATCAGCAGTGGCGGCCCTGCTCAACACAGACCTTGTAGCCACAG GCTCCCACAACTCTTGCGTGAGGCTCTGGCAGTGTGGGGAGGGCTTCCGGCAGCTTGAACCTCTCTGCGACATTCCCCTG GTGGGTTTTATTAATAGCCTCAAGTTCTCCAGTTCGGGGGATTTCCTGGTGGCTGGGGTCGGGCAGGAGCACAG GCTTGGCCGCTGGTGGCGCATCAAAGAGGCTCGGAACTCCGTCTGCATCATCCCGCTCCACAgggcccccaggccccctgcGGCAGGCTCCTGA